A window of the Helianthus annuus cultivar XRQ/B chromosome 4, HanXRQr2.0-SUNRISE, whole genome shotgun sequence genome harbors these coding sequences:
- the LOC110928741 gene encoding probable aspartic proteinase GIP1 isoform X1 produces the protein MSLIQFTLFFFIIFLHNSKTVTSSTSFIAPITRDPSTELYTITISFKTPLQSTNLLLDLGAKFTWIDCTPDSYTSTTHRYIPCGTNLCASLTSLACSNCFRPTGPGCHNNSCALFPENPVIKNTVLAQALIDYFALNVTDGQNPGQLGVVPDFVASCSDNSLLRGLPDGVSGLAGLGRSNYSLPAQVSSVYASPNIFALCLPGVSSASSGSAFFNTGGPYYFFPGIDLSSHLVYTPLILNPIGFTIITYYGQPSDEYFINVTSININGKPLEFNPSLLTIDDDGFGGTRLSTVTPYTTLETSIYNAFIQAFVNESAALNLTVTDAVSPFEVCYAASDVYSTPLGPAFPVIDLVMHSEDVFWRISGANTMVSVAREDEDGGDVWCLGFVDGGEKPRTSVVIGGHQMEDNLLQFDLVSMRLGFSSSVLVHDTNCASFNFTDDPGV, from the exons ATGTCACTCATCCAATTCaccctcttcttcttcatcatcttcctccacaacTCCAAAACCGTGACTTCATCCACATCTTTCATAGCTCCAATCACCCGAGACCCATCAACCGAACTCTACACCATAACCATCTCCTTCAAAACGCCTCTTCAATCCACCAACTTACTACTCGATCTCGGTGCCAAATTCACCTGGATCGATTGCACTCCTGACTCCTACACCTCCACAACTCACCGTTACATCCCCTGTGGAACCAACCTGTGTGCCTCACTCACCTCACTCGCTTGTTCTAATTGTTTCCGCCCCACCGGTCCTGGCTGCCACAATAATTCCTGTGCTTTGTTCCCCGAGAACCCTGTTATCAAGAACACTGTTCTGGCTCAGGCATTGATTGACTACTTTGCTTTGAATGTTACTGATGGCCAGAACCCAGGTCAGTTAGGTGTGGTTCCGGATTTTGTTGCTTCGTGCTCGGATAACTCGTTGCTTCGTGGGTTGCCTGATGGGGTTTCTGGATTGGCTGGCCTTGGACGGTCAAATTATTCGCTCCCGGCGCAG GTTAGTAGCGTCTATGCTTCACCCAACATATTTGCGCTATGCCTTCCCGGTGTGTCAAGTGCATCATCCGGTTCAGCCTTCTTCAACACAGGCGGCCCATACTATTTCTTTCCCGGAATCGACCTCTCAAGTCACCTTGTATACACTCCACTCATTCTAAATCCGATCGGATTCACCATCATAACCTACTACGGCCAACCCTCAGACGAGTACTTCATCAATGTCACCTCTATCAACATCAATGGCAAACCATTGGAATTCAACCCTTCGCTATTAACAATCGATGACGACGGTTTTGGTGGAACCAGATTGAGCACCGTCACTCCTTACACCACGTTAGAAACCTCAATCTACAACGCCTTCATTCAAGCGTTTGTAAACGAGTCTGCAGCGCTCAACCTCACAGTAACGGATGCAGTGAGTCCGTTTGAGGTGTGTTATGCAGCGAGTGATGTTTATAGCACACCGTTAGGGCCTGCATTCCCGGTTATTGATCTTGTGATGCATAGTGAAGATGTGTTTTGGAGGATATCTGGAGCGAATACGATGGTGAGTGTTGCAAGGGAAGATGAAGATGGAGGAGACGTGTGGTGCTTGGGGTTTGTTGACGGTGGTGAGAAGCCGCGGACATCTGTGGTGATAGGAGGGCATCAGATGGAGGATAACTTGTTGCAGTTTGATCTCGTGTCGATGAGATTAGGGTTCAGTTCGTCTGTTTTGGTGCATGATACCAACTGTGCAAGCTTCAACTTTACCGATGATCCTGGTGTCTAA
- the LOC110928741 gene encoding probable aspartic proteinase GIP1 isoform X2, whose product MSLIQFTLFFFIIFLHNSKTVTSSTSFIAPITRDPSTELYTITISFKTPLQSTNLLLDLGAKFTWIDCTPDSYTSTTHRYIPCGTNLCASLTSLACSNCFRPTGPGCHNNSCALFPENPVIKNPGQLGVVPDFVASCSDNSLLRGLPDGVSGLAGLGRSNYSLPAQVSSVYASPNIFALCLPGVSSASSGSAFFNTGGPYYFFPGIDLSSHLVYTPLILNPIGFTIITYYGQPSDEYFINVTSININGKPLEFNPSLLTIDDDGFGGTRLSTVTPYTTLETSIYNAFIQAFVNESAALNLTVTDAVSPFEVCYAASDVYSTPLGPAFPVIDLVMHSEDVFWRISGANTMVSVAREDEDGGDVWCLGFVDGGEKPRTSVVIGGHQMEDNLLQFDLVSMRLGFSSSVLVHDTNCASFNFTDDPGV is encoded by the exons ATGTCACTCATCCAATTCaccctcttcttcttcatcatcttcctccacaacTCCAAAACCGTGACTTCATCCACATCTTTCATAGCTCCAATCACCCGAGACCCATCAACCGAACTCTACACCATAACCATCTCCTTCAAAACGCCTCTTCAATCCACCAACTTACTACTCGATCTCGGTGCCAAATTCACCTGGATCGATTGCACTCCTGACTCCTACACCTCCACAACTCACCGTTACATCCCCTGTGGAACCAACCTGTGTGCCTCACTCACCTCACTCGCTTGTTCTAATTGTTTCCGCCCCACCGGTCCTGGCTGCCACAATAATTCCTGTGCTTTGTTCCCCGAGAACCCTGTTATCA AGAACCCAGGTCAGTTAGGTGTGGTTCCGGATTTTGTTGCTTCGTGCTCGGATAACTCGTTGCTTCGTGGGTTGCCTGATGGGGTTTCTGGATTGGCTGGCCTTGGACGGTCAAATTATTCGCTCCCGGCGCAG GTTAGTAGCGTCTATGCTTCACCCAACATATTTGCGCTATGCCTTCCCGGTGTGTCAAGTGCATCATCCGGTTCAGCCTTCTTCAACACAGGCGGCCCATACTATTTCTTTCCCGGAATCGACCTCTCAAGTCACCTTGTATACACTCCACTCATTCTAAATCCGATCGGATTCACCATCATAACCTACTACGGCCAACCCTCAGACGAGTACTTCATCAATGTCACCTCTATCAACATCAATGGCAAACCATTGGAATTCAACCCTTCGCTATTAACAATCGATGACGACGGTTTTGGTGGAACCAGATTGAGCACCGTCACTCCTTACACCACGTTAGAAACCTCAATCTACAACGCCTTCATTCAAGCGTTTGTAAACGAGTCTGCAGCGCTCAACCTCACAGTAACGGATGCAGTGAGTCCGTTTGAGGTGTGTTATGCAGCGAGTGATGTTTATAGCACACCGTTAGGGCCTGCATTCCCGGTTATTGATCTTGTGATGCATAGTGAAGATGTGTTTTGGAGGATATCTGGAGCGAATACGATGGTGAGTGTTGCAAGGGAAGATGAAGATGGAGGAGACGTGTGGTGCTTGGGGTTTGTTGACGGTGGTGAGAAGCCGCGGACATCTGTGGTGATAGGAGGGCATCAGATGGAGGATAACTTGTTGCAGTTTGATCTCGTGTCGATGAGATTAGGGTTCAGTTCGTCTGTTTTGGTGCATGATACCAACTGTGCAAGCTTCAACTTTACCGATGATCCTGGTGTCTAA